A genome region from Maridesulfovibrio salexigens DSM 2638 includes the following:
- a CDS encoding methyl-accepting chemotaxis protein, with the protein MKFIKTSLGNKVMVLTSLLTATAFIVLFLANSFWQRTTMMEEIERNAYKTADMLQLAIREPMAKGDNRGTTEKFATVSKKYSDVAIYLTNFKGNVTYSTNTGDIRSDIKNVIRDKDINTLVGQSLKKNLKSGLLSEIGGKEVFVEVETIQNEKACYHCHGRKQPVLGTLVMVQDVSPQFATFHESQFKGAALSFGGFVSLLAALLFFMRRSIVKRIQIISGATSDFAKGNLDAQFAVNSSDELGSLGDHLGEMARQIKDQLVYNRGVLNGITVPMIVTDGDSKIDFVNAPMRDILNKPEDVLIGMDVGDFFRVEGKSLTQEAISSSDCPEGLLRFNREDGVEFPLRYQVCPLLNAEEETVGAIAVMVDLTEEEASRKHIEQQQESLLEVANEVTEVSKALLSYTTELSQQMNELTAGVDTTAMQTGQVATAMEEMNATVLEVAQNTGETAEASDRANSVARDGGKVVSNTVSEIHIVTETTDKLSDMLADLSERAINIGEVMSVINDIADQTNLLALNAAIEAARAGEAGRGFAVVADEVRKLAEKTMGATNEVESAITLIQQSTDKVVSEMSGVRGRVENTVQMAEGAGGVLSQIVSESETIADMVRAIATAAEQQTATSDEINNSVTEINGLSQALSDGIQNANSNIQEVAEMAQKLSQLVERFK; encoded by the coding sequence ATGAAATTTATTAAGACTTCCCTTGGTAACAAGGTCATGGTGCTGACCTCATTGCTCACTGCTACGGCTTTTATTGTTCTGTTTCTGGCAAACTCTTTCTGGCAGCGCACCACCATGATGGAAGAGATTGAACGGAACGCATACAAAACTGCGGATATGTTGCAGCTGGCCATCCGCGAGCCTATGGCCAAGGGTGATAACAGGGGTACTACTGAAAAGTTTGCTACTGTTTCAAAAAAATATTCAGATGTTGCCATTTACCTGACCAACTTTAAGGGAAATGTCACTTATTCCACTAACACAGGGGACATACGTTCCGACATCAAAAATGTAATTCGCGATAAGGATATTAATACCCTTGTCGGGCAAAGCCTTAAGAAAAACCTCAAGAGCGGCCTTCTTTCTGAAATAGGTGGCAAAGAGGTTTTTGTTGAAGTTGAAACCATCCAGAATGAGAAGGCTTGTTATCACTGTCACGGCAGGAAGCAGCCCGTGCTCGGAACTCTGGTCATGGTGCAGGATGTTTCTCCTCAATTTGCAACATTTCATGAGTCCCAGTTCAAAGGGGCTGCGCTTTCATTCGGTGGCTTTGTCTCCCTGCTGGCCGCTCTTCTGTTCTTCATGCGCAGATCAATTGTGAAGCGCATCCAGATTATCTCCGGTGCTACCAGTGATTTTGCCAAGGGCAATCTCGACGCTCAATTTGCAGTGAACAGCAGTGATGAGCTCGGGTCTCTCGGGGATCATCTCGGCGAAATGGCCCGTCAGATCAAAGACCAGCTGGTTTATAACCGCGGTGTACTTAACGGTATTACCGTGCCCATGATCGTTACTGACGGTGATAGCAAAATTGATTTCGTTAACGCACCCATGCGTGACATCCTCAACAAACCTGAAGATGTTCTTATAGGAATGGATGTAGGCGACTTTTTCAGGGTTGAAGGAAAGTCTCTGACTCAAGAGGCTATTTCTTCAAGTGATTGCCCTGAAGGTCTTCTGAGGTTCAACCGTGAAGATGGTGTTGAGTTCCCGTTGCGCTATCAGGTCTGTCCGCTGCTTAATGCTGAGGAAGAGACTGTTGGTGCTATCGCGGTAATGGTCGACCTTACCGAAGAGGAAGCCAGCCGCAAGCACATTGAGCAGCAGCAGGAATCTTTGCTTGAAGTGGCCAATGAGGTTACCGAAGTTTCCAAGGCTTTGCTTTCCTACACCACTGAGCTTTCACAGCAGATGAATGAGTTGACTGCCGGTGTTGATACCACTGCCATGCAGACCGGACAGGTTGCAACCGCAATGGAAGAAATGAATGCCACTGTGCTTGAAGTTGCCCAGAATACCGGGGAAACAGCTGAAGCCTCCGACAGGGCCAACTCCGTTGCCCGCGACGGTGGAAAGGTAGTCAGCAACACAGTGTCAGAGATTCATATTGTAACTGAAACCACGGATAAACTCTCCGATATGCTCGCCGACCTTTCGGAGCGGGCCATCAATATCGGCGAAGTAATGTCTGTTATTAATGATATTGCCGACCAGACCAACCTGCTGGCCCTGAACGCAGCCATTGAAGCGGCCCGTGCCGGTGAAGCAGGACGTGGTTTCGCAGTTGTCGCTGACGAAGTTCGTAAGCTCGCTGAGAAGACCATGGGCGCAACCAATGAGGTTGAGAGCGCAATCACACTCATTCAGCAGTCCACCGATAAGGTTGTCTCCGAGATGAGCGGGGTTCGCGGCAGGGTTGAAAATACCGTGCAGATGGCGGAAGGAGCAGGCGGCGTACTCAGCCAGATCGTCAGTGAGAGTGAAACTATTGCCGATATGGTCCGGGCCATTGCCACCGCAGCAGAGCAGCAGACTGCAACCAGTGATGAAATTAACAACAGCGTCACTGAGATCAACGGGCTTTCGCAGGCTCTGTCCGACGGTATCCAGAATGCCAACTCCAACATTCAGGAAGTAGCTGAAATGGCTCAAAAGCTGAGCCAGCTGGTGGAAAGATTCAAGTAG
- a CDS encoding carbamoyltransferase family protein yields the protein MHEVILGISAYYHDSAAVIMVDGEIVAAAQEERFTRIKHDESFPINAIKYVLEESGYSLSEVKAVAFYDKPLLKFERLLETYNGFAPTGLKSFVSAIPVWIKEKLFMRRMINEELAKIGPTSAKLLFPEHHLSHGASAFYPSPFQEAAILTVDGVGEWATTTISKGEGNDITVLKELQFPHSVGLFYSAATAFCGFKVNSGEYKLMGLAPYGNSQSPKIKEWKKAIFDNLVDLKSDGSLLLNMDYFSYATELTMFKKAKWEALFGIPAREPETEIQQEYMDLAYAVQEATEEIVFALAKAAKKLTNSRNLVMAGGVALNCVANGKLIRSKIFDKIWIQPASGDAGGSLGAALAAHHIWLGNKRVANPDDSMRGAYLGPEFSEQDILRMAKRQKAPFHKHDSFKELCSKVTDLMTEGKAIGWFQGRMEFGPRALGGRSIIGDPRHPEMQKKLNLKIKFREGFRPFAPSVLEEQVSRYFEMEGDSPYMLVVAPVVEDMRKPIPDNYHEMPMYERLYQERSDLPAITHVDFSARVQSVSKKTNPRYWELINTFSEKEDCGVVVNTSFNVRGEPIVCTPHDAYVCFMRTNMDALVVGDFLFIKEEQPKWEDGVDWTKQFELD from the coding sequence ATGCACGAAGTAATACTCGGAATATCAGCCTACTACCATGATTCTGCTGCCGTAATCATGGTTGATGGGGAAATAGTTGCAGCAGCTCAGGAAGAGCGGTTTACGCGCATTAAGCATGATGAATCATTTCCTATAAATGCTATTAAATACGTTCTTGAAGAATCCGGTTATAGCCTTTCTGAGGTTAAAGCTGTCGCATTTTACGACAAACCACTTCTCAAGTTCGAAAGATTGCTTGAAACCTACAATGGTTTTGCACCTACGGGCCTTAAAAGTTTTGTTTCTGCAATTCCAGTATGGATTAAAGAAAAACTCTTTATGCGCCGGATGATCAACGAAGAACTTGCTAAAATCGGCCCAACTTCAGCCAAATTACTCTTCCCTGAGCACCATTTGTCTCACGGAGCCAGTGCCTTTTACCCTTCTCCATTTCAGGAAGCAGCAATTCTCACCGTTGACGGAGTTGGAGAATGGGCAACGACCACAATCAGTAAGGGTGAAGGCAACGATATCACAGTACTGAAAGAACTTCAGTTCCCTCACTCTGTAGGACTTTTCTATTCAGCTGCAACAGCTTTCTGCGGATTTAAAGTCAATTCAGGTGAGTATAAACTGATGGGACTGGCCCCATACGGGAACTCCCAGAGCCCGAAGATCAAAGAGTGGAAAAAAGCCATCTTTGATAATCTGGTAGACCTTAAGTCCGATGGCTCCCTACTGTTGAATATGGATTATTTCAGTTACGCCACAGAGCTGACCATGTTCAAAAAAGCTAAATGGGAAGCTTTATTTGGAATCCCTGCCCGTGAGCCGGAAACTGAAATCCAACAGGAATATATGGACCTCGCTTATGCCGTCCAGGAAGCTACCGAAGAGATTGTGTTTGCCCTTGCCAAGGCAGCCAAAAAGCTTACCAACTCTCGAAACCTTGTTATGGCTGGCGGGGTTGCGCTTAACTGCGTTGCAAACGGTAAATTAATTCGCAGCAAAATATTCGATAAAATCTGGATTCAGCCTGCATCAGGTGATGCTGGAGGCTCTCTGGGAGCGGCCTTAGCTGCGCATCACATCTGGCTCGGAAATAAACGAGTAGCGAATCCTGACGACTCTATGCGCGGCGCCTATCTTGGACCTGAGTTTTCAGAGCAAGACATATTGCGCATGGCTAAACGTCAGAAAGCTCCATTCCACAAACATGATTCGTTTAAAGAGCTGTGCTCCAAAGTGACTGACCTCATGACCGAAGGCAAAGCTATCGGGTGGTTTCAGGGACGCATGGAATTCGGCCCCAGAGCCCTCGGTGGACGTTCAATTATCGGTGACCCCCGCCACCCTGAAATGCAGAAAAAGCTTAATCTGAAAATTAAATTCAGAGAAGGTTTCAGGCCATTTGCGCCTTCTGTTTTAGAAGAGCAGGTTTCACGATACTTTGAGATGGAAGGAGATTCTCCCTACATGCTGGTAGTTGCACCCGTTGTTGAGGATATGCGTAAGCCTATCCCCGACAATTATCATGAAATGCCCATGTATGAACGTCTTTATCAGGAACGCTCTGATCTTCCAGCTATTACCCATGTTGACTTTTCTGCCCGCGTCCAATCCGTAAGCAAGAAGACCAACCCTCGCTATTGGGAATTGATTAACACATTCAGTGAGAAAGAAGACTGCGGAGTAGTAGTCAACACCAGTTTTAACGTCAGAGGTGAACCTATTGTTTGTACTCCCCATGATGCATATGTTTGCTTCATGAGAACAAACATGGACGCTCTGGTTGTTGGTGATTTCCTCTTTATCAAGGAAGAACAACCCAAATGGGAAGATGGTGTTGATTGGACTAAGCAGTTCGAGCTGGACTAA
- a CDS encoding DUF5989 family protein, which produces MNFLKDLFGFFSKRKKFWLIPIIVTLLLFGSLVVLTSGSAIAPFIYTVF; this is translated from the coding sequence ATGAACTTTTTAAAAGACCTTTTCGGATTTTTTTCTAAACGTAAGAAATTTTGGTTGATTCCTATCATTGTTACCCTACTCCTTTTTGGGTCACTGGTTGTCCTTACAAGTGGTTCGGCTATCGCCCCATTTATTTATACTGTTTTCTAA
- a CDS encoding SxtJ family membrane protein, whose translation MSEPNKIIVGKKEASDTGMAMVLICLIVGFVYKDWNWIFGAGGLLIVNMTWSMAFKYPAKLWLTFSQLLGSFMSKVILTLVFFVVVTPLAILRRLFGHDPMLLKKWKAKDESAFVTRNHKYNSEEIEDPF comes from the coding sequence ATGAGCGAGCCCAATAAAATAATAGTAGGCAAAAAAGAAGCATCAGACACCGGAATGGCAATGGTACTAATTTGCCTAATTGTCGGCTTTGTCTACAAAGACTGGAACTGGATTTTTGGGGCAGGCGGCCTTCTTATCGTGAACATGACATGGAGTATGGCCTTTAAGTACCCCGCAAAACTTTGGCTTACCTTCTCTCAATTACTGGGAAGCTTTATGTCTAAAGTAATTTTAACTCTTGTTTTTTTTGTTGTGGTGACTCCCTTAGCTATTCTTAGACGTCTTTTTGGACATGATCCGATGCTGTTGAAAAAATGGAAAGCAAAGGACGAATCCGCTTTTGTCACCAGAAACCATAAATATAATTCAGAAGAAATTGAAGATCCCTTTTAG
- a CDS encoding class I SAM-dependent methyltransferase, which yields MEDSYSDEFYLGQADASALSAQRVIPILLSLFPDLKSAIDAGCGVGTWLSICAENGFTEVLGLDGDYVNKKLLRIPADSFIPSDLSSDFASKINKKYDLAISLEVAEHLEADKADYFVDALTSFSDVILFSAAVPYQGGVSHVNEQWPEYWAEKFKRKGYFPLDIIRPLVWDDALVVDHYRQNIFVFTTKEIIDSLFDDYDFDTKLNLKVTHPELLLTLYKRGNELNQLARIAKSASHLLSSFIPSKSKRKNFRRKCYSKISQSLYPSHTKKPALYPASAKNKVSIPYSA from the coding sequence ATGGAAGACAGTTATAGTGATGAGTTTTATCTTGGCCAAGCAGACGCAAGTGCCCTTTCTGCACAGCGTGTGATTCCTATTTTATTGTCGCTTTTCCCTGACTTAAAAAGTGCAATTGACGCCGGGTGCGGAGTGGGAACATGGCTTTCCATTTGCGCCGAGAATGGCTTTACCGAGGTATTGGGACTGGATGGAGATTATGTAAACAAAAAGTTACTGCGTATCCCTGCGGATTCTTTTATACCTTCTGACCTGTCTTCTGACTTTGCATCCAAAATAAACAAAAAATATGACCTCGCAATCAGTCTAGAAGTTGCTGAACATCTGGAAGCAGACAAGGCTGATTATTTTGTCGATGCCCTAACATCTTTTTCTGATGTAATTCTGTTTTCCGCAGCAGTGCCGTATCAAGGCGGAGTTTCTCATGTAAATGAGCAATGGCCTGAATATTGGGCGGAAAAATTCAAGCGAAAGGGATACTTCCCCTTGGATATTATACGTCCTTTAGTTTGGGATGATGCTTTAGTTGTTGATCACTACAGACAAAACATCTTTGTTTTTACCACTAAAGAAATAATCGATTCCTTATTCGATGATTACGACTTCGATACTAAATTGAACTTGAAAGTGACGCACCCTGAACTTTTGCTGACATTATATAAGCGTGGAAACGAGCTTAACCAGTTGGCTCGGATAGCAAAATCTGCCAGCCACCTCTTATCCAGTTTCATACCGTCCAAAAGTAAACGTAAAAATTTCAGGAGAAAGTGCTACTCAAAGATAAGTCAATCTCTTTATCCATCGCACACTAAAAAACCTGCTCTTTATCCGGCATCAGCCAAAAACAAGGTTTCAATTCCATATTCTGCCTAA
- a CDS encoding OmpA family protein has protein sequence MFKRKVSLILTVALAALLAFGSMASAESRIVLKPKVDAFAYFVDTSPSMSQTYDSTGNPKIIAGLNALKRLNNVVPELGYDSALYAMPDFATYSPKSMFTRAAMAKGIASVPSDLPFFQSTPIGTGFSDLNGVVKNWGGKFAVIFVSDGLTNSGRNPALVVSDMAKTYGDRFCLHIISVADTARGKANLKRLASLTPCGVYVDASALADKAVLDKFAQDVFYTQEEELIVEVVEEVVVPVVPVQEKIVFRNFNFGFDKYQITDEMVPALTEAATMLEEFPNLKVLVGGHTDSSGSEAYNQGLSERRAKSVADWLAANGIAPKRLEVKGYGEMNPKYDNKTKEGRKLNRRVEIDVED, from the coding sequence ATGTTCAAAAGAAAAGTTTCATTAATCCTGACTGTTGCCTTAGCCGCTCTTCTGGCCTTCGGCTCCATGGCCTCTGCTGAGTCCAGAATCGTTCTTAAACCCAAAGTCGATGCTTTCGCATATTTTGTTGATACTTCACCATCTATGTCTCAGACATATGATTCCACCGGCAATCCCAAAATTATTGCCGGACTCAACGCTCTGAAGAGACTCAACAATGTTGTTCCCGAGCTGGGCTACGACTCTGCTCTTTACGCAATGCCCGACTTTGCAACATATTCCCCTAAGTCCATGTTCACCAGAGCAGCTATGGCTAAAGGAATCGCATCCGTTCCCAGTGACCTGCCTTTCTTCCAGTCCACCCCGATTGGAACCGGATTTTCCGACCTTAACGGCGTTGTTAAAAACTGGGGCGGCAAATTCGCAGTGATTTTTGTTTCCGACGGCCTGACCAACTCCGGCCGCAACCCTGCGCTTGTAGTCTCCGATATGGCAAAGACTTACGGCGACCGTTTCTGCCTGCACATCATCAGTGTAGCCGACACCGCACGCGGTAAAGCTAACCTGAAGCGTCTCGCAAGCCTCACTCCTTGCGGCGTTTATGTTGATGCTAGTGCCCTTGCTGATAAAGCAGTTCTGGATAAGTTCGCACAGGACGTCTTCTATACTCAGGAAGAAGAACTGATCGTTGAAGTTGTTGAAGAAGTTGTAGTTCCGGTTGTTCCGGTTCAGGAAAAAATCGTTTTCCGTAATTTCAACTTCGGTTTCGACAAATACCAGATCACTGATGAAATGGTTCCGGCACTGACTGAAGCTGCAACCATGCTTGAAGAATTCCCGAACCTTAAGGTTCTGGTCGGCGGTCACACTGACTCCTCCGGCTCCGAAGCATACAACCAGGGCCTCTCCGAGCGCAGAGCCAAATCTGTTGCAGACTGGCTTGCAGCCAACGGTATTGCTCCTAAGCGTCTGGAAGTTAAGGGGTACGGCGAAATGAATCCCAAGTACGACAACAAGACTAAAGAAGGACGCAAGCTTAACCGCCGCGTTGAAATCGACGTAGAAGACTAA
- a CDS encoding serine dehydratase subunit alpha family protein encodes MKYSVKEILHLEVSPALGCTEPVAIALATAAAASVIPDKRPDKIEVWVDPNIYKNGLAVIIPGTGGLNGLDTAAALGALYGDPALGLEVLEPLDEESAKEACKYKDKNPVTVNLLENRHGIYVRALLTFGSDHVETTIEGVHDNIISLTLNGEPVKDSTLVKKQQAQKADVSKLEDFIKTLSLDDLVDMINDLDEQDFTFLKEGITYNMRLADYGLKHGSGLAVGATFEKLARMKILNRDMILAARTITSAASDARMGGIKLPAMSSGGSGNHGLTAILPIYAVSEFVDCSEKTMLEAIALSHLVTAYVKAQTGRLSAVCGCSVAAGAGATAGITYLMGGTPPQMAGAITNLTEDLAGIICDGAKCGCALKLATAAGTAVQAALFAIHGVNVHSTDGIIGSSPEQTMQNIGTLSTQGMIDTDRTILKIMLEKHFAGTEKLKRP; translated from the coding sequence TTGCCACTGCTGCTGCAGCTTCAGTAATTCCGGACAAAAGACCGGATAAAATCGAAGTCTGGGTTGACCCGAATATCTACAAAAACGGACTGGCTGTAATCATCCCCGGAACTGGCGGATTAAACGGACTGGATACCGCAGCAGCTTTGGGCGCACTTTATGGCGATCCGGCACTCGGACTTGAAGTTCTTGAACCCCTTGACGAAGAAAGCGCCAAAGAAGCCTGCAAATACAAAGACAAAAATCCTGTAACAGTGAATCTGCTTGAGAACAGGCATGGCATCTATGTCCGCGCTCTGCTTACCTTCGGTTCCGATCATGTTGAAACAACCATCGAAGGTGTACATGACAACATCATTTCCCTGACCCTCAATGGAGAACCTGTAAAGGACTCTACTCTGGTCAAAAAACAGCAGGCACAAAAGGCGGATGTTTCCAAACTTGAGGATTTCATCAAGACTCTGTCCCTCGACGACCTCGTAGACATGATCAACGATCTCGACGAGCAGGATTTCACATTCCTTAAAGAAGGAATCACTTACAACATGCGCCTTGCTGATTACGGACTCAAACACGGTTCTGGTCTGGCAGTAGGGGCTACCTTTGAAAAGCTGGCCCGCATGAAAATCCTTAACAGAGATATGATTCTTGCCGCCCGAACCATAACTTCAGCTGCATCTGATGCTCGTATGGGAGGCATCAAACTCCCGGCAATGAGTTCAGGCGGATCGGGAAACCACGGCCTGACCGCAATTCTGCCCATTTATGCTGTAAGTGAATTCGTGGATTGCTCCGAGAAAACCATGCTGGAGGCCATTGCTCTCAGTCACCTTGTAACCGCATATGTAAAAGCCCAGACAGGAAGGTTATCCGCTGTATGCGGATGCTCTGTCGCAGCAGGAGCAGGAGCCACCGCCGGGATCACCTATCTCATGGGCGGAACCCCGCCTCAAATGGCGGGAGCCATCACAAACCTCACCGAGGATCTTGCAGGAATTATCTGTGACGGGGCCAAATGCGGATGTGCTTTAAAACTGGCGACTGCGGCCGGAACAGCGGTTCAAGCCGCCCTTTTTGCCATTCATGGAGTAAATGTACATTCCACAGACGGTATTATCGGCAGCTCACCAGAGCAGACCATGCAAAACATAGGCACCTTGAGCACACAGGGCATGATCGACACCGACAGAACCATTCTTAAAATCATGCTTGAAAAACACTTCGCGGGAACTGAAAAATTAAAAAGACCATAA